The Effusibacillus lacus DNA segment TGTTGAATTTTTGTGTAATCAAATGGTGCCACTTCTTTACCTTGTATAAAGATTGTCGGTGTTGAGTGAACTCCGGCTTTTTTTGCCAAGTTTATATCTTCCTGCACGTCACTCGCATACGTTTTCTGTTCAACATTCGTTTTTAGCTTTTCAAGATTGATACCTAGGTTCTCTCTCTCTACCAAGTTAAAAAGAAATGTTGGTGTTGCCCAGTTTTCTGTTTCGCTCTTTTGATTCTTATATACCATTTCATAGTATTTCCAAAAGGCACTATTACTTTGTTTATATATGGACTTTCCTACCAAAGCAGCGGTATCAGATTCGTTAATAATGGGGTAATTCACAAAGAACAATTGTACTTTCCCAGTATCGATGTAATCTTTTTTCATTTTAGGAAGATACTTTTGTGACCAGGCTTTACAACCTGGACATTTAAAATCGGCAAATTCTACAATTTTCACCGGGGCATCTTGACTTCCGAGAAAAGGGAGGTTCTCATATGACACTGTATCCAGATTTTTAGTTGATTCTATCTTTTCCATTTGATTAGGTTTTAGATACAGAAATGTTATGATGGTAGCAACGGTAAGAAGAGAAATCACCAACACCAGGGTTCTTTCCCCTAAATCTTTGTGTGTTGACCAGTCATTATAATGTTCCTCCTAGCAGATATTCAAGTTTCTAGAAGTTAATGAGTTAGAGTCTGTTTCGGTATTATTGTATGGTAATCTTATTCGTAAATCGTACAAGCCAAGGAACACTTTTTATTAGAAAGTTTCCAGATTCGTCTTCAATACGCTCAAATGGACTTTCAATAACCATAGCAATCAATTCATGAGAATTATTGTCCTGGGGGACCTTAGGATTGATAGGTAAACTAATCAATCCAGAAGCAGACGACCGAATAAAAGGGTTTTGTATGGCAACCTGCTCATTATCCAAAAGTAATATAACAGCAAAGTACTGATCTGGTCTTTTAGCCAAAAAGTTGACCCATAATTTATCACTCTCATCACGTTTAATTAGCGTTATGTTTTCCAAAGTATTTTTAGGGTGTTCTTTTGTAACAACGACGATCGAATCAATAGGCCAATTAGAATTTGTTCCTTTAATGTCAGTGAAATTTTTCCTTGGGGAAACATCCGAACCCACAATTAAGGTGATCCTTCTTGCCATAAACATTTGTTCAGGAGCAATAAACCGAGGTTCTTTTAAATGAACTTGAGGTTTTCGAACAGCTAATGCAATAAAGTCATGGCGTCCAACAGTTAATTTTGGAATCGTTATATGAAATTTTATTTCAGATCTTGGAGCAACTTGTAGATTAATAACTGATGTGTCCTGGCCTTCATAGGTGACCGGAATTTGTTTATAGTCGAGGAAAAAAAACAACGCAAACGGATTGCTATCC contains these protein-coding regions:
- a CDS encoding thioredoxin domain-containing protein, with the protein product MLVISLLTVATIITFLYLKPNQMEKIESTKNLDTVSYENLPFLGSQDAPVKIVEFADFKCPGCKAWSQKYLPKMKKDYIDTGKVQLFFVNYPIINESDTAALVGKSIYKQSNSAFWKYYEMVYKNQKSETENWATPTFLFNLVERENLGINLEKLKTNVEQKTYASDVQEDINLAKKAGVHSTPTIFIQGKEVAPFDYTKIQQRIDQEFSRQR